The window ATTTAACACAAAAACAGGCCCCCGAGGCCCAGTCTACTTCAATAGAATCATCGTATTGCCCTTGATCTTCTTCCAATAAATGGAGAATCCTTCCTCGACAAAATGGATAGCCAAGCTGATCTAAAAAACCACCTGCAGCACCTGCATAATCAAAGTAACCTTTTTTCTTCAAGGAAAGCACTTTGGGCTGACAGGCTGCCACTTTCGGATATTGTAAAAGATAGCCAACTAGAGTTTTGTCCCAGCCATTTGAAACTTCCACATCTGAATTGAGAAGCAGGTAAAAGGAATAGGCATCTTTTAATTCCTTTAACCCTAGATTATACCCTTTGCTGTACCCGTGATTTTCACTTAGCAATACCAATCTTATTTCAGGAAAATCTCTTTGAAGGTAAGAAATGGATCCATCATTGCTACCATTATCTATGACAACAATATCATAAACACTATTGCTTATTACTTGAGGCAAATATTTCTGCAGCATGGCTTCCCCATTGTAATTTA of the Cyclobacterium marinum DSM 745 genome contains:
- a CDS encoding glycosyltransferase family 2 protein, with protein sequence MKEAAIVILNYNGEAMLQKYLPQVISNSVYDIVVIDNGSNDGSISYLQRDFPEIRLVLLSENHGYSKGYNLGLKELKDAYSFYLLLNSDVEVSNGWDKTLVGYLLQYPKVAACQPKVLSLKKKGYFDYAGAAGGFLDQLGYPFCRGRILHLLEEDQGQYDDSIEVDWASGACFCVKSAVFHDLGGFNPFYFSHMEEIDLCWRMRNKGYKIHHCGATSVYHLGGGTLSQVNPLKTYLNFRNSLYMLKGNLELIGFIKVLILRMILDAGAFMHLLLTKGVPHSWAIIRAYRDFVINRDALRYRQSQKVKKHTSAKPLAVYCIIWSYYLKGKKKYSEMN